A region from the Streptomyces tsukubensis genome encodes:
- a CDS encoding exopolysaccharide biosynthesis polyprenyl glycosylphosphotransferase → MTTESAPAPHHHRAVAVPSAVTALHPPRRTARHRHRAARAVRRSTTARYGPAAGLLTADALALALTAALLLPSLPWPAALLVPALLVQPAAHACRGLYRPRLSPSALAEIPALAGLALLQWLLLAEATAAWNASLAVDKAVLALAVAVQTGLCTGARALLYVTRRLAAARRPRSVLVIGTGPLAPQVTAALADHPGYGMRPVGLVGGGPADPACSLPLLTTAEDVGRAVVQNAVRHAVFTEQPGTDHESAALVALFAQAGVRQWLVDGGATTGNRWYRAASPDHLWGFAVQPLHGGLHRPVARAVKRAIDTVLAGLVLLAAAPVLAVCALAVRLSDGPGVIFRQERIGLDGRPFTLLKFRTLAPADDHESATRWNIAYDHRMSATGSVLRRTSLDELPQLWNVVRGDMSLVGPRPERPYYVGRFSHTHPGYAARHRMPVGITGLAQVHGLRGDTSIEERARFDNHYIETWSPWQDLCIMARTAVSLFRLGGS, encoded by the coding sequence ATGACGACGGAGAGCGCCCCCGCACCCCACCACCACCGCGCCGTCGCCGTGCCCTCGGCGGTCACGGCCCTGCACCCGCCGCGCCGCACCGCCCGCCACCGCCACCGCGCGGCCCGGGCCGTCCGGCGCAGCACCACCGCCCGCTACGGACCCGCCGCCGGACTGCTCACCGCCGACGCCCTGGCGCTCGCGCTGACCGCCGCCCTGCTGCTGCCGTCGCTGCCGTGGCCCGCCGCCCTCCTCGTCCCGGCCCTCCTCGTCCAGCCCGCCGCCCACGCCTGCCGCGGCCTCTACCGGCCCCGGCTCTCGCCCTCCGCGCTCGCCGAGATCCCCGCCCTCGCCGGGCTCGCGCTCCTCCAGTGGCTGCTGCTCGCCGAGGCCACGGCCGCCTGGAACGCCTCCCTCGCCGTCGACAAGGCCGTACTCGCGCTCGCCGTCGCCGTCCAGACCGGGCTGTGCACCGGGGCCCGCGCCCTGCTGTACGTCACCCGCAGGCTGGCCGCGGCCCGCCGCCCCCGCTCCGTCCTCGTCATCGGCACCGGACCGCTGGCACCCCAGGTCACCGCCGCACTCGCCGACCACCCCGGCTACGGGATGCGGCCGGTGGGCCTGGTCGGCGGCGGGCCCGCCGACCCCGCCTGCTCCCTGCCGCTGCTCACCACCGCCGAGGACGTCGGCCGGGCCGTCGTCCAGAACGCGGTACGCCACGCCGTCTTCACCGAACAGCCCGGCACCGACCACGAGTCCGCAGCCCTCGTCGCCCTCTTCGCCCAGGCCGGCGTACGGCAGTGGCTCGTCGACGGCGGCGCCACCACCGGCAACCGCTGGTACCGCGCCGCGAGCCCCGACCATCTGTGGGGATTCGCCGTACAGCCCCTCCACGGAGGGCTCCACCGGCCCGTCGCCCGGGCCGTCAAACGGGCCATCGACACCGTGCTCGCCGGACTGGTGCTGCTGGCCGCCGCGCCCGTACTCGCCGTCTGCGCCCTCGCCGTACGCCTCTCCGACGGACCCGGGGTGATCTTCCGTCAGGAGCGCATCGGGCTCGACGGCCGCCCCTTCACCCTGCTGAAGTTCCGCACCCTGGCCCCCGCCGACGACCACGAGTCCGCCACCCGCTGGAACATCGCCTACGACCACCGGATGAGCGCCACCGGCAGCGTGCTCCGCCGGACCTCCCTCGACGAACTGCCCCAGCTGTGGAACGTCGTCCGCGGCGATATGAGCCTCGTCGGACCCCGGCCCGAACGCCCCTACTACGTCGGCCGGTTCAGCCACACACACCCCGGATACGCCGCCCGCCACCGGATGCCCGTCGGCATCACCGGACTCGCCCAGGTCCACGGACTGCGCGGGGACACCTCCATCGAGGAGCGGGCCCGCTTCGACAACCACTACATCGAGACGTGGTCGCCCTGGCAGGACCTCTGCATCATGGCGCGTACCGCCGTCTCCCTCTTCCGGCTCGGAGGCAGTTGA
- a CDS encoding GNAT family N-acetyltransferase: MAAAERKPHGFTVTLCRDQRTFALLRPEWDDLQRRCSTATPFQSHAWLESWWLSYGTGGRLRIVLVRRGGRLVAAAPLMLVHRPMPLLVSLGGGISDYSDILVDDADGTDPAAANAAVDALERGLQRAARHAVIDLREVRPGAAAEKLYARWTGARARLTDSVCLELPASPIEELVKRLPTARAQRVRAKLRKIDALEIEDITVGEDGVPEAMGHLLRLHELQWRGRGVTVEHLRPRFAEHLVRATRRMVRDGDAALTEYRLDGEVVAASVALLSGRFTGGYLYGADPRLRERKVDVTTMLLRHDADLAAGTGRRVMSLLRGKEPYKNHWRPEAVTNQRLLLAPYTLEPLLKLHVSRAALRERAATAVGERFPAAREWRDRLKDWRSAVGIRSAGRLGARRPADR; encoded by the coding sequence ATGGCCGCGGCGGAACGGAAGCCGCACGGCTTCACCGTCACCCTCTGCCGGGACCAGCGCACCTTCGCCCTGCTGAGGCCCGAATGGGACGACCTCCAGCGCCGCTGTTCCACCGCCACCCCCTTCCAGAGCCACGCCTGGCTGGAGTCGTGGTGGCTGTCCTACGGCACCGGGGGCCGGCTGCGGATCGTCCTCGTCCGCCGCGGCGGACGGCTGGTGGCCGCCGCACCGCTGATGCTGGTGCACCGGCCCATGCCGCTGCTCGTCTCCCTCGGCGGCGGTATCTCCGACTACTCCGACATCCTCGTCGACGACGCCGACGGTACGGATCCGGCCGCCGCCAACGCCGCCGTGGACGCGCTGGAGCGCGGGCTCCAGCGGGCCGCCCGGCACGCGGTGATCGACCTGCGCGAGGTCCGGCCGGGCGCCGCCGCCGAGAAGCTGTACGCGCGGTGGACCGGCGCCCGTGCCCGGCTCACCGACTCCGTCTGTCTGGAACTGCCCGCCAGTCCTATCGAAGAGCTGGTCAAACGGCTGCCGACGGCCCGCGCCCAGCGGGTGCGGGCCAAGCTGCGGAAGATCGACGCGCTGGAGATCGAAGACATCACCGTCGGCGAGGACGGCGTCCCGGAGGCCATGGGGCATCTGCTGCGGCTCCACGAACTCCAGTGGCGGGGCCGCGGGGTGACCGTGGAGCATCTGCGGCCCCGGTTCGCCGAGCATCTCGTCCGGGCCACCCGGCGCATGGTCCGCGACGGCGACGCGGCCCTGACCGAGTACCGGCTGGACGGGGAGGTCGTCGCCGCGAGCGTGGCCCTGCTGTCCGGGCGGTTCACCGGCGGCTATTTGTACGGGGCGGACCCCCGGCTGCGGGAGCGCAAGGTCGACGTCACCACCATGCTGCTGCGGCACGACGCCGATCTCGCGGCCGGTACCGGCCGCCGGGTGATGAGCCTGCTGCGCGGCAAGGAGCCGTACAAGAACCACTGGCGCCCCGAAGCGGTCACCAACCAGCGGCTGCTGCTCGCCCCGTACACCCTGGAACCGCTGCTGAAGCTGCACGTGTCACGGGCCGCTCTGCGCGAGCGGGCCGCGACGGCCGTCGGCGAACGGTTCCCCGCGGCCCGGGAATGGCGCGACCGGCTGAAGGACTGGCGGTCCGCCGTCGGCATCCGTTCGGCGGGCCGCCTGGGTGCCCGGCGCCCGGCGGACCGCTGA
- a CDS encoding polysaccharide deacetylase family protein: MSADTAPPRNQTPATATAALSLTAVAAPVATAVRRPWILMYHSVSDPAHDPYGITVSPDRLDLQLRWLRARGLTGVSVAALLRACAQGRGRGLVGLTFDDGYADFADGALPVLRRHDCTATLFVLPGRLGGDNAWDPDGPRRPLIDEAGIRTAVAAGTEIASHGLYHVDLTRLDDDALREETLRSRAWLREVTGRDPEGFCYPYGTVDGRVASAVRSAGYAYGCAIRPPAGLGGPYALPRTHISQADRAVRLWAKRAGHRAGLR, translated from the coding sequence ATGTCCGCTGACACGGCGCCACCGCGCAACCAGACGCCCGCCACCGCCACCGCCGCCCTGTCCCTCACCGCCGTGGCCGCGCCCGTCGCCACCGCCGTCCGACGGCCGTGGATCCTGATGTACCACTCGGTCTCCGACCCGGCGCACGATCCGTACGGCATCACCGTCTCGCCCGACCGCCTCGACCTCCAGCTCCGCTGGCTGCGGGCCCGCGGACTCACCGGGGTGTCCGTCGCGGCCCTGCTGCGGGCCTGTGCGCAGGGCCGCGGCCGGGGGCTCGTCGGCCTCACCTTCGACGACGGCTACGCCGACTTCGCCGACGGCGCGCTGCCCGTCCTGCGCCGCCACGACTGCACCGCGACGCTGTTCGTGCTGCCCGGGCGGCTCGGCGGCGACAACGCCTGGGACCCGGACGGCCCCCGAAGACCCCTGATCGACGAGGCCGGGATCCGTACCGCCGTCGCGGCCGGGACCGAGATCGCCTCGCACGGCCTGTACCACGTCGACCTCACCCGGCTCGACGACGACGCCCTGCGCGAGGAGACCCTCCGCAGCCGCGCCTGGCTGCGCGAGGTGACCGGCCGCGATCCGGAGGGCTTCTGCTATCCGTACGGCACGGTCGACGGCCGGGTCGCGTCGGCGGTGCGCTCGGCGGGGTACGCGTACGGCTGCGCGATCCGCCCGCCCGCCGGACTCGGCGGCCCCTACGCCCTGCCCCGTACGCACATCAGCCAGGCCGACCGCGCGGTCCGGCTGTGGGCGAAGCGGGCCGGGCACCGGGCGGGTCTGCGATGA
- a CDS encoding YveK family protein — protein MTKPQSPQTPRPEPREPGPERAGKTDRPEPAPAPAPARSRRPGPLRWAANRSRRLPVWWPLPALAAAGALCGSAYGLLATPQYAATSFVVAVTGKDAQPGAALGFAQAYGRVATSDSTIAYARVAAAMSAQELRSRVRTETSPDSPMIAITGTSDRPGEAADIANAVADAVFVSGNQVAKNTGVQLLSFSRAIPPAEPVSPSAPLGAAVGAATGGLIGGLVLLVRPRARHRSAGTGTETGSAGRTPAAPASVPAPATAAQGSAAGKERV, from the coding sequence ATGACCAAGCCGCAGAGTCCGCAGACCCCGCGCCCGGAGCCCCGGGAGCCCGGGCCCGAGCGGGCCGGGAAGACCGATCGCCCCGAACCGGCACCGGCACCGGCGCCCGCCCGGTCCCGGCGGCCGGGTCCGCTGCGGTGGGCCGCGAACCGGTCCCGGCGGCTGCCCGTCTGGTGGCCGCTGCCCGCGCTCGCCGCCGCCGGTGCCCTGTGCGGGAGCGCGTACGGACTGCTCGCCACCCCCCAGTACGCCGCCACCAGTTTCGTCGTCGCCGTCACCGGCAAGGACGCCCAGCCCGGGGCCGCCCTCGGCTTCGCCCAGGCGTACGGGCGCGTCGCCACCAGCGACTCCACCATCGCCTACGCCCGGGTCGCGGCCGCGATGTCCGCGCAGGAACTCCGGAGCCGGGTACGGACCGAGACCTCCCCCGACTCGCCGATGATCGCGATCACCGGCACCTCGGACCGCCCCGGTGAAGCCGCCGATATCGCCAACGCCGTCGCCGACGCCGTGTTCGTGAGCGGCAACCAGGTCGCCAAGAACACCGGCGTCCAGCTGCTGAGCTTCTCGCGGGCCATCCCGCCCGCCGAGCCCGTATCGCCCTCCGCACCGCTCGGCGCGGCCGTCGGCGCCGCCACCGGAGGCCTGATCGGCGGTCTGGTGCTGCTGGTCCGGCCCCGGGCCCGGCACCGAAGCGCCGGAACCGGGACCGAGACCGGGAGCGCTGGCCGCACACCGGCCGCGCCCGCCTCCGTGCCCGCGCCCGCCACTGCTGCTCAGGGGTCCGCCGCCGGGAAGGAGCGCGTCTGA
- a CDS encoding glycosyltransferase family 4 protein, whose amino-acid sequence MPQRNRTEPSQLTIFHLVQPVEGGVARVVTDLVRAQIAEGLRAEVACPPGGELAERAAEAGARVHSWPAGRAPGPALLREVWTAARLIRRSSPHLVHAHSAKAGLVARLAVRGRVPTVFQPHAWSFDAVEGRAAELARIWERYGTRWSTRTLCVSETERRAGESAGIAARWAVIRNGVDLGHFEPGAGLVGGRPVPPADRGDRLRERAGLPELTGVPDDAPVVLCVGRLCRQKGQDVLLAAWPAVRAAVPGARLVLVGDGPDRAALTRLAPPGVRFAGAIHDIRPWLRAADAVVLPSRWEGMALAPLEAMACGLPVVVTDVSGARESLPPGHDIHGLVPPDDPQALAAALTGLLTDPDLRARLGREAQTHMRATCDVRQTAAAVSGLYQDLLSSPPKPPNQTRKRTRR is encoded by the coding sequence GTGCCGCAGAGAAACCGGACCGAGCCGAGCCAACTGACGATCTTCCATCTGGTGCAGCCGGTGGAAGGGGGAGTCGCCCGCGTGGTCACCGACCTCGTCCGGGCGCAGATCGCCGAAGGACTGCGGGCCGAGGTCGCCTGCCCGCCCGGCGGCGAACTCGCCGAACGCGCCGCCGAGGCCGGGGCCCGGGTGCACTCCTGGCCCGCCGGACGCGCCCCCGGACCCGCCCTGCTGCGAGAGGTGTGGACCGCCGCCCGGCTGATCCGCCGCAGCAGTCCGCATCTCGTGCACGCCCACAGCGCCAAGGCGGGTCTGGTCGCCCGGCTGGCGGTCCGCGGCCGGGTGCCCACCGTCTTCCAGCCGCACGCCTGGTCGTTCGACGCCGTCGAAGGGCGCGCCGCCGAACTGGCCCGGATCTGGGAGCGGTACGGCACCCGCTGGTCCACCCGGACGCTCTGCGTCAGCGAGACCGAGCGGCGGGCGGGGGAGAGCGCCGGGATCGCCGCCCGCTGGGCCGTCATCCGCAACGGCGTCGACCTCGGGCACTTCGAACCCGGCGCCGGACTGGTCGGCGGACGGCCCGTACCGCCCGCCGACCGGGGCGACCGGCTGCGGGAGCGCGCCGGACTGCCCGAGCTGACCGGGGTGCCCGACGACGCGCCCGTCGTCCTCTGCGTCGGCCGGCTCTGCCGCCAGAAGGGCCAGGACGTGCTGCTCGCCGCCTGGCCCGCGGTGCGGGCCGCCGTCCCCGGCGCCCGGCTCGTCCTCGTCGGCGACGGCCCCGACCGCGCCGCGCTCACCCGGCTCGCCCCGCCCGGGGTCCGGTTCGCCGGCGCCATCCACGACATCCGCCCCTGGCTGCGGGCCGCCGACGCCGTCGTCCTCCCCTCCCGCTGGGAGGGCATGGCGCTCGCCCCCCTCGAAGCCATGGCCTGCGGACTGCCGGTCGTCGTCACCGACGTCAGCGGCGCCCGGGAGAGCCTCCCGCCCGGCCACGACATCCACGGCCTCGTACCCCCGGACGATCCGCAGGCCCTCGCCGCCGCGCTCACCGGGCTGCTCACCGACCCGGATCTGCGGGCCCGCCTCGGCCGCGAGGCGCAGACCCATATGCGGGCCACCTGCGACGTACGGCAGACGGCCGCCGCGGTCTCCGGGCTCTACCAGGATCTGCTCAGCTCGCCCCCCAAGCCGCCCAACCAGACGAGAAAGCGCACCAGGCGATGA
- a CDS encoding glycosyltransferase, whose protein sequence is MGTGSAGPGGSAPADPGAAVAAGPPGAARVGGSGGCDRAAVAAVPVWAGATGPGGTAAQETPVAGAAEAGAAAGAGAPARPGAPAGPGAAARSGPSAGPRLRITVPEVLSAVDAFVSASREEAFGLAVVEALAAGLPVLYRTCPAVQDLSPELVPGAVRFGPDDASLTAAVRELAARRPPRSRTAPGGVAHYDIRRTAGLVAEVYERVLAGDRPHPSNPRGRTLPRQKTQPDPTERVHR, encoded by the coding sequence GTGGGCACGGGTTCCGCCGGGCCCGGCGGCTCGGCGCCCGCGGACCCCGGTGCCGCTGTCGCTGCGGGGCCGCCCGGTGCGGCCCGGGTGGGCGGGTCCGGCGGCTGCGACCGGGCCGCGGTAGCCGCGGTTCCGGTGTGGGCCGGTGCCACCGGCCCGGGCGGTACTGCCGCGCAGGAGACACCCGTAGCGGGAGCCGCAGAAGCGGGCGCTGCGGCCGGGGCGGGTGCCCCCGCCCGGCCGGGGGCACCTGCCGGGCCCGGTGCCGCTGCCCGGTCCGGGCCGTCCGCCGGGCCCCGACTCCGGATCACCGTTCCCGAAGTCCTCAGCGCCGTCGACGCCTTCGTCTCCGCCTCCCGGGAGGAAGCCTTCGGGCTCGCCGTCGTCGAGGCACTCGCCGCCGGGCTGCCCGTGCTGTACCGGACCTGTCCCGCCGTCCAGGACCTGTCCCCGGAACTGGTGCCCGGAGCCGTCCGGTTCGGGCCCGACGACGCGTCCCTCACCGCCGCCGTCCGCGAACTCGCCGCCCGGCGCCCGCCGCGGAGCCGTACCGCACCCGGCGGAGTCGCGCACTACGACATCCGCCGCACCGCGGGCCTCGTCGCCGAGGTCTACGAGCGCGTGCTCGCCGGGGACCGGCCCCACCCCTCGAACCCGCGTGGCCGAACCCTGCCCCGGCAGAAGACCCAGCCCGATCCGACCGAGAGAGTCCACCGATGA
- a CDS encoding O-antigen ligase family protein → MAVPWTAPRPRPLGAPVPRPIPWELLPLVVTVLLLAVPLPVPAAGGGGLGPADYASGVLVLCCLARVLRTRSRPLSRTAAVVVGAPAVAIALATVTAADPLAAVPGFVRYLQVFVLVPAAVVLLVRDARDFRAVTGALVVLALVQGAIGVHQYATGTGASYMGEDIRAVGTFGPTDVMGMATVVAYGLLASAALALRTPKGAPVPLRPAAAGAAVLLVVPLGLSFSRGAWIATAVAALAMLTLAGVRRALTVLAVAVAATVVLVGGFGVGSAMIGARLSSITQVTDAPDRSVTDRYTMWAAAESMWRGHPLTGVGLKGFPDHRDSHATIGLSSGSDTAGAGQEFLRQPLLSPHNMYLLILSEQGLIGAVAFTGSWAALLVGGVRRLLVRRGALDCGLAAVALTLWQTVDFLYADIGGPSTVLTGVVFGLAARWALAPLGEPVRAAGRVPGPATGTGVRAGERARACTAPAPAPAPGPGSGTAG, encoded by the coding sequence ATGGCCGTGCCCTGGACCGCGCCACGGCCGCGCCCCCTCGGCGCCCCGGTGCCGAGGCCGATTCCGTGGGAGCTGCTCCCCCTGGTCGTGACGGTGCTGCTGCTGGCCGTACCGCTGCCCGTCCCGGCCGCCGGCGGCGGGGGGCTCGGGCCCGCCGACTACGCGTCCGGGGTTCTCGTCCTGTGCTGTCTGGCCCGGGTGCTGCGGACCCGGAGCCGTCCGCTGAGCCGTACCGCCGCCGTCGTCGTGGGCGCGCCCGCCGTCGCCATCGCCCTGGCCACCGTCACCGCCGCCGACCCGCTGGCCGCGGTGCCCGGTTTCGTCCGCTACCTCCAGGTCTTCGTCCTCGTCCCGGCGGCCGTGGTGCTGCTGGTGCGCGATGCCCGCGACTTCCGCGCCGTCACCGGGGCGCTGGTCGTCCTGGCGCTGGTCCAGGGCGCGATCGGGGTGCACCAGTACGCGACCGGTACCGGCGCCTCGTACATGGGCGAGGACATCCGGGCCGTCGGCACCTTCGGCCCCACCGACGTCATGGGCATGGCCACGGTCGTCGCGTACGGACTCCTCGCCTCCGCCGCACTCGCCCTGCGCACGCCCAAGGGCGCCCCGGTCCCGCTGCGCCCGGCCGCCGCCGGGGCCGCGGTCCTCCTCGTCGTCCCCCTCGGGCTCTCCTTCAGCCGCGGCGCGTGGATCGCCACCGCCGTCGCCGCGCTGGCGATGCTGACGCTCGCCGGGGTGCGCCGGGCCCTCACGGTGCTGGCCGTCGCGGTCGCCGCGACCGTCGTCCTGGTCGGCGGCTTCGGCGTCGGCTCCGCGATGATCGGGGCCAGGCTCAGCAGCATCACCCAGGTCACCGACGCCCCCGACCGCTCGGTCACCGACCGCTACACGATGTGGGCCGCCGCCGAGAGCATGTGGCGCGGGCATCCGCTGACCGGCGTCGGACTGAAGGGCTTCCCCGACCACCGGGACTCCCACGCCACGATCGGCCTCTCCTCCGGCAGCGATACCGCGGGCGCGGGACAGGAGTTCCTGCGCCAGCCGCTGCTCTCGCCGCACAACATGTATCTGCTGATCCTCAGCGAACAGGGGCTGATCGGCGCGGTCGCCTTCACCGGAAGCTGGGCGGCCCTGCTGGTCGGCGGCGTCCGGCGGCTCCTCGTCCGGCGCGGCGCGCTGGACTGCGGTCTCGCGGCGGTGGCGCTGACGCTCTGGCAGACCGTCGACTTCCTGTACGCGGACATCGGCGGCCCCTCGACCGTGCTGACGGGCGTGGTGTTCGGCCTGGCGGCGCGGTGGGCGCTGGCGCCCCTCGGCGAACCGGTCCGCGCCGCGGGACGGGTGCCGGGGCCGGCCACGGGGACCGGGGTACGGGCCGGGGAGCGGGCCCGGGCGTGCACCGCACCCGCACCCGCCCCCGCGCCCGGCCCCGGGTCCGGTACGGCCGGATGA
- a CDS encoding lipid II flippase MurJ yields the protein MHRTRTRPRARPRVRYGRMTGVDTRGKPSATAEPSRLGNVLARAAAVTAGLTLAGALFGLVRDQAIAQIYGASVDSDAFLISWTVPEMAATLLIEDAMALLLVPAFSHALARRAAAAGEPDGGALRGDPVRALVRHTFPKLFAVLAAATGLLLVFAPQFVAALAPGFADPALAVECTRLTALTVLTFGIAGYFSAALRAHGCFVPPAGVYVAYNAGIIATTIALHGLWGVRAAAAGVAFGGALMVLVQLPFFAREVTTRPRRPHPLPRPRTGARTGRFRGVRPLGASGAELPDRPATAHGGRTAPGPNGTHPEPEGPHRAEPGTPPAGPAGPAGAVGVLLAPIVLFAVSRQSQVLVERFLASSLPSGAISHLNYAQKVAQMPMVLSLMFCTVTFPAVAKAMAEGDRERARRRVENDLALAGLTVLLGTALIIGYAPQIVEVLFQRGAFGPEDTQTTATVMRVYAAGLLGHTLVGALGRPFFSAGRPTWYPAVAMAAGLVVTVAAGAAAVGPWGVYGIAAANAAGISTTALLLLRGLGSRVVPIRVRAITPALGRLALAAGCAAAAGRLAAGTIEAALPSLAVGCLLVPAVFTVTGLAVRAPEVVHLLALIRQRIARHVR from the coding sequence GTGCACCGCACCCGCACCCGCCCCCGCGCCCGGCCCCGGGTCCGGTACGGCCGGATGACCGGCGTGGACACCCGCGGGAAACCCTCCGCCACGGCCGAACCCTCCCGGCTCGGCAACGTCCTCGCCCGCGCCGCCGCCGTCACCGCCGGACTCACCCTCGCGGGCGCCCTCTTCGGCCTCGTACGCGACCAGGCCATCGCCCAGATCTACGGCGCCAGCGTCGACAGCGACGCCTTCCTCATCTCCTGGACCGTGCCCGAGATGGCGGCGACCCTCCTCATCGAGGACGCCATGGCGCTGCTGCTCGTCCCCGCGTTCAGCCACGCCCTGGCCCGGCGCGCGGCGGCGGCCGGGGAACCGGACGGCGGGGCGCTGCGCGGCGATCCGGTACGGGCACTGGTCCGTCACACCTTTCCGAAGCTGTTCGCCGTCCTCGCCGCCGCGACCGGGCTGCTGCTCGTCTTCGCCCCGCAGTTCGTGGCCGCGCTCGCCCCCGGTTTCGCCGATCCGGCGCTGGCCGTCGAATGCACCCGGCTGACCGCGCTGACCGTGCTCACCTTCGGCATCGCGGGCTACTTCAGTGCGGCGCTCCGCGCCCACGGCTGTTTTGTGCCGCCCGCGGGTGTGTACGTCGCCTACAACGCCGGGATCATCGCCACCACGATCGCCCTGCACGGCCTGTGGGGGGTCCGGGCCGCGGCGGCGGGGGTCGCGTTCGGGGGAGCGCTGATGGTCCTGGTGCAACTCCCCTTCTTCGCCCGCGAGGTGACCACTCGCCCACGGCGCCCGCATCCGCTGCCGCGTCCCCGCACCGGCGCCCGTACGGGCAGGTTCCGGGGCGTCCGTCCCCTCGGGGCATCGGGGGCGGAACTGCCCGACCGGCCGGCAACGGCCCACGGCGGGCGGACGGCCCCCGGCCCAAACGGCACTCACCCGGAGCCGGAGGGCCCGCACCGCGCAGAGCCCGGCACACCCCCGGCGGGCCCGGCGGGCCCCGCGGGAGCCGTTGGAGTACTCCTCGCCCCCATCGTGCTCTTCGCCGTCAGCCGCCAGTCCCAGGTCCTCGTCGAACGCTTCCTCGCCTCCTCCCTCCCCAGCGGCGCGATCTCCCACCTCAACTACGCGCAGAAGGTCGCGCAGATGCCGATGGTGCTCTCCCTGATGTTCTGCACCGTCACCTTCCCCGCCGTCGCCAAGGCCATGGCGGAGGGCGACCGGGAGCGGGCCCGCCGCCGGGTCGAGAACGATCTCGCGCTCGCCGGGCTGACCGTCCTCCTCGGCACCGCGCTGATCATCGGCTACGCCCCCCAGATCGTGGAGGTCCTCTTCCAGCGCGGCGCGTTCGGCCCCGAGGACACACAGACCACCGCGACCGTGATGCGGGTGTACGCCGCCGGGCTCCTCGGCCACACTCTCGTCGGCGCGCTGGGCCGCCCGTTCTTCTCCGCGGGCCGCCCCACCTGGTATCCGGCCGTCGCGATGGCCGCCGGGCTCGTCGTCACCGTGGCCGCGGGCGCGGCCGCCGTCGGCCCCTGGGGCGTCTACGGCATCGCCGCCGCCAACGCGGCGGGCATCTCCACCACCGCCCTGCTCCTGCTGCGCGGCCTCGGCTCCCGGGTCGTCCCCATCCGGGTCCGCGCCATCACCCCGGCACTCGGGCGGCTCGCGCTCGCCGCCGGGTGCGCCGCCGCCGCAGGACGGCTCGCCGCGGGCACGATCGAAGCGGCGCTGCCGAGCCTGGCCGTGGGCTGTCTGCTCGTCCCCGCCGTCTTCACCGTCACCGGGCTCGCGGTCCGAGCCCCCGAAGTCGTCCATCTGCTGGCTCTCATCCGACAGAGGATCGCCCGACATGTCCGCTGA